One genomic window of Cinclus cinclus chromosome 6, bCinCin1.1, whole genome shotgun sequence includes the following:
- the IMMP1L gene encoding mitochondrial inner membrane protease subunit 1, with amino-acid sequence MLRHALGKTFRFLGYTVQYGCIAHCAFEYLGGIVVCSGPSMEPTIQNCDVVFSESLSRHFYCIRKGDIVIVKSPNDPRSNICKRVIGLEGDKVCTSNPSDFLKSHSYVPKGHVWLEGDNLRNSTDSRCYGPVPYGLIRGRICLKIWPLNDFGFLRASPNGHRFLDD; translated from the exons ATGCTTCGCCATGCCCTAGGAAAAACCTTCCGATTTCTGGGGTACACGGTGCAATATGGCTGCATAGCACACTGTGCCTTTGAGTACCTTGGAGGAATTGTTGTG tgttCTGGACCTTCAATGGAACCAACCATTCAAAACTGTGATGTTGTGTTTTCGGAGAGCCTCAGCCGCCACTTTTATTGTATCCGAAA agGAGATATTGTAATTGTGAAAAGCCCAAATGACCCCAGATCAAATATCTGTAAAAGAGTAATTGGCTTGGAAGGGGATAAAGTCTGCACAAGCAACCCTTCAGATTTCCTTAAGAGTCACAGCTAT GTGCCTAAAGGACATGTTTGGTTGGAAGGTGATAATCTCAGGAATTCTACAGATTCCAGGTGCTACGGGCCTGTTCCTTATGGGCTGATAAGAGGACGCATTTGTCTTAAG ATATGGCCTCTGAATGACTTTGGATTTCTACGTGCAAGCCCCAATGGCCACAGATTTCTTGATGATTAA